The following proteins come from a genomic window of Phycisphaerales bacterium AB-hyl4:
- a CDS encoding glycosyltransferase family 2 protein, which translates to MSLASVQPDGAGLSEARPVLSIVVPALDEADNVGPLVEQVEQAMRDAAVDAELIVVDDGSRDQTLARLQALQQGRPWLRVLHRDRPQGQSAAMHAGIQLARGEYVATLDADLQNDPADLPLMLARLRETDADMVQGDRSANRRDHAIRRIGSRIGRGARRWLLGDGVRDTGCSARVLRADLARQFPLQFRGMHRFLPAYAGMLGARVIEMPVHHRQRHSGKTKYGMGLLSRGPAGLVDCFAVRWMAARYRDPLATLPANGDSGSDSDAAGDDRHTGDGRDRRDGDDRS; encoded by the coding sequence ATGTCACTCGCCTCGGTGCAACCCGATGGCGCAGGCCTGAGCGAAGCTCGGCCGGTGTTGTCGATCGTCGTGCCCGCGCTCGATGAGGCGGACAACGTCGGCCCGCTGGTCGAGCAGGTCGAGCAGGCGATGCGCGACGCGGCCGTCGATGCGGAGTTGATCGTCGTCGACGACGGCTCGCGCGATCAGACGCTGGCCCGGTTGCAGGCGTTGCAGCAGGGTCGGCCGTGGCTTCGTGTGTTGCACCGCGATCGGCCGCAGGGCCAGTCCGCCGCGATGCACGCCGGCATCCAGCTCGCCCGCGGCGAGTACGTCGCCACGCTCGACGCCGACTTACAGAACGACCCGGCCGACCTGCCGCTCATGCTCGCCCGCCTGCGCGAGACCGACGCCGACATGGTGCAGGGCGACCGCTCCGCGAACCGGCGCGATCATGCGATTCGGCGGATCGGCAGCCGCATCGGTCGCGGTGCCCGCCGATGGCTGCTTGGCGATGGCGTACGCGACACCGGCTGCTCGGCGCGCGTGCTGCGGGCCGACCTTGCTCGGCAGTTTCCGCTTCAGTTTCGCGGCATGCACCGTTTTCTCCCGGCGTACGCGGGCATGCTGGGCGCACGCGTGATCGAAATGCCCGTCCACCACCGCCAGCGACACAGCGGCAAGACGAAGTATGGCATGGGCCTGCTCAGCCGCGGGCCCGCGGGCCTGGTCGACTGCTTTGCCGTGCGATGGATGGCGGCCCGCTACCGCGACCCGCTCGCGACACTGCCTGCCAACGGTGACAGTGGCAGTGACAGTGACGCTGCCGGTGACGACCGACACACCGGCGACGGCCGCGATCGCCGTGACGGAGACGACCGATCATGA
- a CDS encoding lipid-A-disaccharide synthase N-terminal domain-containing protein: MTRTARLSLVAALLLTCTLAVVNVGCDIVADNDVSNAIDLHDRLVDIELHEEAGQQYIVLQHNGEEQRLTPAQYMLALQQQRDRQRDKGWLFVLFNITSWVGVLWVALGLSGQLIFTGRMILQWLASEKERRSVVPPAFWWMSLIGASMLLAYFMWRKDIVGVIGQGGGWLIYARNLWMIHRPAFVAPEPDAMPREPSAS, from the coding sequence ATGACGCGTACCGCCCGGCTAAGCCTCGTTGCAGCCTTGCTGCTGACGTGCACGCTCGCCGTGGTCAACGTCGGCTGCGATATCGTCGCCGACAACGACGTCAGCAACGCGATCGACCTGCACGATCGGCTGGTCGACATCGAGTTGCACGAAGAGGCCGGCCAGCAATACATCGTGCTCCAGCACAACGGCGAAGAGCAGCGGCTCACCCCCGCGCAGTACATGCTTGCCCTGCAACAGCAACGCGACCGCCAGCGCGACAAGGGCTGGCTGTTCGTGCTGTTTAACATCACAAGCTGGGTTGGCGTGCTGTGGGTGGCGCTGGGCTTGAGCGGCCAGTTGATCTTCACCGGCCGCATGATCCTTCAGTGGCTCGCCAGCGAGAAGGAACGCCGATCCGTCGTGCCGCCGGCGTTCTGGTGGATGAGCCTCATCGGCGCGAGCATGCTGCTGGCCTACTTTATGTGGCGAAAAGACATCGTCGGCGTCATCGGCCAAGGCGGCGGTTGGCTCATCTACGCCCGCAACCTGTGGATGATCCACCGCCCGGCGTTCGTCGCCCCCGAGCCCGACGCGATGCCACGCGAGCCTTCCGCGTCGTAA
- a CDS encoding SPOR domain-containing protein has protein sequence MFSVKDLAVLRAWRGAAGVMMAAVCMLALTAGLSGCATGGPGEGADYAELYEQGQYEAAYHAGSARARRGDLLDRDEAAYVGGLAAMRIGRLNSAERLLRQASRSRDGSLRGDALANLGLLQYRSGRYEQAADQLTQGAEYLSGEDRAQAYFYAGIAQQRLGRWPQARTSLLLARNTTESESLRQRALDQLSVTGYTVQLGAFSTEENARSAAEEVAERSVEMRFGSPRIVPARSTDGRTMTLVHVGTFSSYQGAYDARARMGVTNAIIVPLAGRTN, from the coding sequence ATGTTTTCAGTCAAGGACCTGGCAGTGCTGCGGGCCTGGCGCGGGGCTGCCGGGGTGATGATGGCGGCGGTGTGCATGCTGGCATTGACGGCTGGGCTGTCGGGCTGTGCGACCGGCGGGCCGGGCGAGGGCGCCGACTACGCCGAGCTGTATGAGCAGGGCCAGTACGAAGCAGCCTACCACGCCGGCTCGGCCCGGGCGCGACGCGGCGACCTGCTGGACCGTGACGAGGCAGCCTACGTAGGCGGGCTCGCGGCGATGCGCATCGGACGCCTAAACTCGGCCGAGCGGCTGCTGCGGCAAGCGTCCCGCAGCCGAGACGGCTCGCTGCGCGGCGATGCGCTGGCCAACCTCGGGCTGCTGCAATACCGCAGCGGCCGATACGAGCAGGCCGCCGACCAGCTCACGCAGGGCGCGGAGTATCTGTCTGGCGAAGATCGCGCGCAGGCTTACTTTTACGCGGGCATCGCGCAGCAGCGCCTCGGCCGCTGGCCGCAGGCCCGCACGTCGCTGCTGCTGGCACGCAACACGACGGAAAGCGAATCGCTGCGGCAGCGTGCGCTGGACCAGTTGTCCGTGACGGGCTACACCGTGCAGCTTGGCGCGTTCAGCACCGAAGAGAACGCCCGCAGCGCAGCGGAAGAAGTAGCGGAGCGCTCGGTCGAGATGCGCTTCGGCAGCCCGCGCATCGTGCCCGCCCGGTCGACCGACGGCCGAACGATGACGCTGGTGCATGTGGGCACGTTCAGCAGCTACCAGGGCGCTTACGACGCGCGGGCACGCATGGGGGTGACGAACGCGATCATCGTACCGCTGGCCGGTCGGACGAACTGA
- a CDS encoding class I adenylate-forming enzyme family protein, translating into MSLLWPILKHAFTAPRTTAVVDDMQSYSYLKLAAAGLFMANKIAKTTDKKHVGVMLPSSGGFAAAMLGTWMLGRVLVPLNFLLKKEDLAYIIRDSDIDTILTVPQMLEFLGGRDSLPAETNVVELAKADFKGLPRPRWPKSAKDDDLAVILYTSGTSGKPKGVMLSHGNLHRDVDAAIEHAGLSSADTFLGVLPQFHSFGLTALTLLPLRLKSRVVYSARFVPKKVVELIREHRPEIFMGVPSMYGAMLSVKDATKEDFSSVRIPISGGEPLPDALYDACKEKIGIELLEGYGLTETSPIATWATPTQKKRHSVGRALPGVTVVTVDDNDKPQGANEEGEIVIAGPIIMQGYYKRDDLTDEVMFDLQLPDRDKPIRAFRTGDIGHIDDEGYVFITGRKKEMLIIGGENVFPREIEEVLNKHESVKASAVIGKADDMRGEVPIAFVEVEDDAEFDAGKVRSHCRELLAQYKVPREIHVVDELPRSPTGKVLRRELKNNSD; encoded by the coding sequence ATGAGTCTGCTCTGGCCCATTCTCAAGCACGCCTTCACTGCCCCACGCACCACCGCCGTCGTGGACGACATGCAAAGCTACAGCTACCTCAAGCTCGCCGCCGCCGGCTTGTTCATGGCCAACAAGATCGCCAAAACCACCGACAAAAAACACGTTGGCGTCATGCTGCCCAGCTCCGGCGGGTTCGCCGCCGCCATGCTCGGCACGTGGATGCTCGGCCGGGTGCTCGTGCCGCTGAACTTCCTGCTCAAAAAGGAAGACCTCGCCTACATCATCCGCGACAGCGATATCGACACCATCCTCACCGTCCCGCAGATGCTCGAGTTCCTCGGCGGCCGCGACAGCCTGCCCGCGGAAACCAACGTTGTCGAACTCGCCAAGGCCGACTTCAAAGGCCTGCCCCGGCCGCGCTGGCCCAAGTCCGCCAAGGACGACGACCTGGCTGTTATCCTCTACACCTCCGGCACGAGCGGCAAGCCCAAGGGCGTCATGCTCAGCCACGGCAACCTGCACCGCGATGTCGACGCCGCCATCGAGCACGCCGGCCTCAGCTCGGCTGACACGTTCCTCGGCGTGCTGCCGCAGTTTCACAGCTTCGGCCTGACCGCGCTGACACTACTGCCACTGCGCCTGAAGTCACGCGTCGTCTACTCCGCTCGCTTCGTGCCCAAAAAAGTCGTCGAGCTCATCCGCGAGCATCGCCCGGAAATCTTCATGGGCGTGCCTTCCATGTACGGCGCGATGCTGTCCGTCAAAGACGCCACCAAGGAAGACTTCAGCTCCGTCCGCATCCCCATCTCCGGCGGCGAGCCGCTGCCCGATGCGCTCTACGACGCGTGCAAAGAAAAGATCGGCATCGAACTGCTCGAAGGCTACGGCCTGACCGAAACCTCGCCCATCGCGACATGGGCCACACCCACTCAGAAAAAACGCCACTCCGTCGGCCGTGCCCTGCCGGGCGTCACCGTCGTCACCGTCGATGACAACGACAAGCCACAGGGCGCGAACGAGGAAGGCGAAATCGTCATCGCCGGCCCCATCATCATGCAAGGCTATTACAAGCGCGACGACCTCACCGACGAAGTCATGTTCGACCTGCAACTGCCCGATCGTGACAAACCCATCCGCGCCTTCCGCACAGGCGACATCGGCCACATCGACGACGAAGGCTACGTCTTCATCACCGGCCGCAAGAAGGAAATGCTCATCATCGGCGGCGAAAACGTCTTCCCTCGCGAGATCGAAGAAGTGCTCAACAAGCACGAATCGGTCAAAGCCTCGGCCGTGATCGGCAAGGCCGACGACATGCGCGGCGAAGTGCCGATCGCGTTCGTGGAAGTCGAAGACGACGCCGAGTTCGATGCGGGCAAGGTGCGCAGTCATTGTCGGGAGCTGCTCGCGCAATACAAAGTGCCGCGTGAGATCCACGTCGTCGACGAACTGCCGCGCAGCCCCACTGGGAAAGTGCTTCGGCGGGAGCTGAAAAACAACAGCGACTGA